A DNA window from Drosophila sechellia strain sech25 chromosome X, ASM438219v1, whole genome shotgun sequence contains the following coding sequences:
- the LOC6619875 gene encoding DNA-directed RNA polymerase II subunit RPB1, translated as MSTPTDSKAPLRQVKRVQFGILSPDEIRRMSVTEGGVQFAETMEGGRPKLGGLMDPRQGVIDRTSRCQTCAGNMTECPGHFGHIDLAKPVFHIGFITKTIKILRCVCFYCSKMLVSPHNPKIKEIVMKSRGQPRKRLAYVYDLCKGKTICEGGEDMDLTKENQQPDPNKKPGHGGCGHYQPSIRRTGLDLTAEWKHQNEDSQEKKIVVSAERVWEILKHITDEECFILGMDPKYARPDWMIVTVLPVPPLAVRPAVVMFGAAKNQDDLTHKLSDIIKANNELRKNEASGAAAHVIQENIKMLQFHVATLVDNDMPGMPRAMQKSGKPLKAIKARLKGKEGRIRGNLMGKRVDFSARTVITPDPNLRIDQVGVPRSIAQNLTFPELVTPFNIDRMQELVRRGNSQYPGAKYIVRDNGERIDLRFHPKSSDLHLQCGYKVERHLRDDDLVIFNRQPTLHKMSMMGHRVKVLPWSTFRMNLSCTSPYNADFDGDEMNLHVPQSMETRAEVENIHITPRQIITPQANKPVMGIVQDTLTAVRKMTKRDVFITREQVMNLLMFLPTWDAKMPQPCILKPRPLWTGKQIFSLIIPGNVNMIRTHSTHPDEEDEGPYKWISPGDTKVMVEHGELIMGILCKKSLGTSAGSLLHICFLELGHDIAGRFYGNIQTVINNWLLFEGHSIGIGDTIADPQTYNEIQQAIKKAKDDVINVIQKAHNMELEPTPGNTLRQTFENKVNRILNDARDKTGGSAKKSLTEYNNLKAMVVSGSKGSNINISQVIACVGQQNVEGKRIPYGFRKRTLPHFIKDDYGPESRGFVENSYLAGLTPSEFYFHAMGGREGLIDTAVKTAETGYIQRRLIKAMESVMVNYDGTVRNSVGQLIQLRYGEDGLCGELVEFQNMPTVKLSNKSFEKRFKFDWSNERLMKKVFTDDVIKEMTDSSEAIQELEAEWDRLVSDRDSLRQIFPNGESKVVLPCNLQRMIWNVQKIFHINKRLPTDLSPIRVIKGVKTLLERCVIVTGNDRISKQANENATLLFQCLIRSTLCTKYVSEEFRLSTEAFEWLVGEIETRFQQAQANPGEMVGALAAQSLGEPATQMTLNTFHFAGVSSKNVTLGVPRLKEIINISKKPKAPSLTVFLTGGAARDAEKAKNVLCRLEHTTLRKVTANTAIYYDPDPQRTVISEDQEFVNVYYEMPDFDPTRISPWLLRIELDRKRMTDKKLTMEQIAEKINVGFGEDLNCIFNDDNADKLVLRIRIMNNEENKFQDEDEAVDKMEDDMFLRCIEANMLSDMTLQGIEAIGKVYMHLPQTDSKKRIVITENGEFKAIGEWLLETDGTSMMKVLSERDVDPIRTSSNDICEIFQVLGIEAVRKSVEKEMNAVLQFYGLYVNYRHLALLCDVMTAKGHLMAITRHGINRQDTGALMRCSFEETVDVLMDAAAHAETDPMRGVSENIIMGQLPKMGTGCFDLLLDAEKCRFGIEIPNTLGNSMLGGAAMFIGGGSTPSMTPPMTPWVNCNTPRYFSPPGHVSAMTPGGPSFSPSAASDASGMSPSWSPAHPGSSPSSPGPSMSPYFPASPSVSPSYSPTSPNYTASSPGGASPNYSPSSPNYSPTSPLYASPRYASTTPNFNPQSTGYSPSSSGYSPTSPGYSPTAQFQSSPSFAGSGSNIYSPGNAYSPSSSNYSPNSPSYSPTSPSYSPSSPSYSPTSPCYSPTSPSYSPTSPNYTPVTPSYSPTSPNYSASPQYSPASPAYSQTGVKYSPTSPTYSPPSPSYDGSPGSPQYTPGSPQYSPASPKYSPTSPLYSPSSPQHSPSNQYSPTGSTYSATSPRYSPNMSIYSPSSTKYSPTSPTYTPTARNYSPTSPMYSPTAPSHYSPTSPAYSPSSPTFEESED; from the exons ATGAGCACCCCCACGGACTCGAAGGCGCCGTTGCGCCAGGTGAAACGCGTACAGTTCGGCATTTTGTCGCCTGATGAAATT CGTCGCATGTCCGTCACCGAGGGTGGCGTCCAGTTTGCAGAGACGATGGAGGGCGGACGACCGAAGCTGGGCGGATTGATGGATCCGCGCCAGGGTGTCATAGACAGGACGTCGCGCTGTCAGACGTGCGCCGGCAACATGACCGAGTGCCCCGGTCACTTTGGACACATTGACCTGGCCAAACCAGTGTTCCACATCGGCTTCATCACCAAGACAATTAAGATTTTGCGATGTGTGTGCTTCTATTGCTCCAAAATGCTTGTCTCGCCACACAATCCAAAGATCAAGGAGATCGTGATGAAGTCCAGGGGACAGCCGCGTAAGCGCCTAGCCTACGTCTATGATCTGTGCAAGGGCAAGACGATTTGCGAGGGCGGCGAGGACATGGATCTCACCAAGGAGAACCAGCAGCCGGATCCAAACAAAAAGCCCGGTCACGGCGGTTGCGGTCACTACCAGCCGTCGATCCGGAGAACAGGACTGGATCTCACCGCCGAGTGGAAGCATCAGAACGAGGATTCGCAGGAGAAGAAGATCGTGGTCTCGGCGGAGCGGGTTTGGGAAATCCTCAAGCATATCACCGACGAGGAGTGCTTTATTCTGGGCATGGATCCCAAGTATGCGCGTCCCGATTGGATGATCGTGACCGTCCTGCCTGTTCCACCGTTGGCCGTACGGCCCGCAGTCGTGATGTTCGGTGCTGCCAAGAATCAGGATGATTTGACACACAAGCTGTCCGATATCATCAAGGCAAACAATGAGCTGCGCAAAAACGAGGCCAGTGGAGCGGCAGCGCATGTGATCCAGGAGAACATCAAGATGCTGCAGTTCCACGTCGCCACACTGGTGGACAACGATATGCCCGGCATGCCCAGGGCTATGCAAAAGTCGGGAAAACCCCTTAAAGCCATCAAGGCGCGACTCAAGGGTAAGGAGGGTAGGATTCGTGGCAACTTGATGGGCAAACGTGTGGACTTCTCCGCTCGTACTGTCATCACACCCGATCCAAATCTCCGTATCGATCAGGTCGGTGTGCCGCGTTCCATTGCCCAGAATCTAACCTTCCCCGAGCTGGTCACTCCCTTCAACATCGATCGCATGCAGGAGCTGGTGCGCAGAGGCAACTCGCAGTATCCGGGTGCCAAGTACATTGTGCGCGACAATGGCGAGCGTATTGATCTTCGCTTCCATCCTAAATCCTCTGACTTACATCTGCAGTGCGGCTACAAAGTAGAGCGCCATTTGCGCGACGACGATCTGGTGATCTTCAACCGACAGCCCACGCTCCACAAGATGAGTATGATGGGTCACAGAGTGAAAGTGTTGCCCTGGTCGACGTTCCGCATGAACCTGTCGTGTACATCGCCATATAATGCTGATTTCGACGGCGATGAAATGAATCTGCACGTTCCGCAGTCCATGGAGACGCGCGCCGAGGTGGAGAACATCCACATCACACCCAGACAGATCATCACGCCGCAGGCGAACAAACCTGTCATGGGTATCGTGCAGGACACTCTGACTGCAGTGCGAAAGATGACCAAGCGCGACGTATTCATTACGCGCGAGCAGGTGATGAATCTGCTCATGTTCCTACCCACGTGGGACGCTAAAATGCCGCAACCCTGCATCCTGAAACCGCGTCCCCTGTGGACGGGCAAACAGATCTTCTCCCTGATCATACCCGGCAACGTGAACATGATACGCACTCATTCCACGCATCCGGACGAGGAGGATGAAGGACCGTACAAGTGGATCTCGCCCGGTGACACCAAGGTAATGGTGGAGCACGGCGAACTTATCATGGGCATTCTCTGCAAGAAGTCACTGGGTACATCAGCCGGATCATTGCTGCATATTTGTTTCCTGGAACTTGGTCACGACATCGCTGGTCGGTTCTATGGCAACATTCAGACCGTGATCAACAATTGGTTGCTTTTCGAGGGCCATAGTATCGGTATTGGTGACACCATTGCCGATCCGCAGACCTACAACGAGATCCAGCAGGCCATCAAGAAAGCCAAGGACGACGTGATAAACGTTATCCAAAAAGCCCACAACATGGAGCTGGAGCCCACGCCGGGTAACACTCTGCGTCAGACGTTCGAGAACAAGGTGAACCGTATCCTAAACGATGCTCGTGACAAGACTGGTGGTTCGGCCAAGAAATCTCTCACTGAGTACAACAATCTAAAGGCTATGGTGGTGTCTGGTTCCAAGGGTTCCAACATTAACATATCCCAG GTTATTGCTTGTGTGGGTCAACAGAACGTGGAGGGTAAGCGAATCCCCTACGGTTTCCGCAAGCGCACTCTTCCCCACTTTATTAAGGACGATTATGGTCCTGAGTCGCGCGGTTTCGTGGAGAATTCGTATCTTGCCGGCCTGACACCCTCTGAGTTCTATTTCCACGCCATGGGTGGTCGTGAGGGTCTTATCGATACTGCTGTAAAGACAGCTGAAACCGGTTACATCCAGCGTCGTCTTATAAAGGCTATGGAGTCGGTGATGGTAAACTACGACGGTACAGTGCGTAACTCGGTGGGCCAGCTTATTCAGCTGCGTTACGGCGAAGACGGTCTTTGCGGCGAGCTGGTTGAGTTCCAGAACATGCCAACGGTGAAACTGTCGAACAAGTCGTTTGAAAAGCGCTTCAAATTTGACTGGAGCAACGAGCGATTAATGAAGAAGGTATTTACGGATGATGTGATCAAGGAGATGACCGACAGCAGCGAAGCCATCCAGGAACTGGAGGCAGAGTGGGATCGTTTGGTTTCCGATCGCGACAGTTTGAGACAAATCTTCCCCAACGGCGAATCCAAGGTGGTACTGCCGTGCAACCTGCAGCGTATGATCTGGAATGTGCAGAAGATCTTTCACATCAACAAGCGCCTGCCCACGGATCTCTCGCCCATTCGGGTGATCAAGGGCGTTAAGACATTGCTCGAACGGTGTGTTATTGTCACGGGAAATGATCGAATTTCAAAGCAGGCCAACGAGAACGCCACGCTGCTATTCCAGTGCCTAATCCGCTCGACACTGTGTACGAAATACGTGTCGGAGGAGTTCCGCCTCTCCACGGAGGCGTTTGAGTGGTTGGTCGGAGAAATAGAGACGCGTTTCCAACAGGCCCAGGCCAATCCCGGCGAGATGGTGGGTGCCCTGGCTGCCCAGAGTTTGGGTGAGCCTGCTACTCAGATGACACTGAACACCTTCCATTTTGCTGGTGTGTCTTCAAAGAACGTAACACTGGGTGTGCCGCGTCTCAAGGAGATCATCAACATATCCAAAAAACCCAAAGCGCCGTCGCTAACCGTTTTCCTTACTGGCGGCGCTGCCCGCGATGCGGAGAAGGCCAAGAACGTACTGTGCCGCCTGGAGCATACCACGCTGCGCAAGGTTACGGCCAATACGGCTATTTACTACGACCCGGATCCCCAGAGAACGGTGATATCCGAGGATCAAGAGTTTGTGAATGTCTACTACGAAATGCCCGACTTTGATCCCACACGCATTTCGCCCTGGTTGCTACGTATTGAATTGGACCGCAAGCGGATGACGGACAAGAAGCTGACAATGGAACAGATCGCCGAGAAGATTAACGTGGGCTTCGGGGAGGATCTTAATTGTATCTTCAATGACGACAATGCCGATAAGCTGGTGCTGCGCATTAGGATCATGAACAACGAAGAGAACAAGTTCCAGGACGAAGACGAGGCCGTCGACAAGATGGAGGACGACATGTTCCTGCGCTGCATTGAGGCCAACATGCTGTCGGACATGACACTGCAGGGTATCGAAGCCATCGGCAAGGTGTACATGCATCTGCCACAGACCGACAGCAAGAAGCGTATCGTGATCACTGAGAACGGAGAGTTTAAGGCCATCGGCGAGTGGCTGCTCGAGACGGACGGCACATCGATGATGAAAGTGCTGTCTGAGCGTGACGTGGACCCAATCCGAACATCCTCCAACGATATCTGCGAGATTTTCCAGGTGCTGGGCATCGAGGCGGTGCGAAAGTCTGTCGAAAAAGAGATGAACGCCGTGCTGCAGTTCTACGGCCTGTACGTGAACTATCGTCACTTGGCCCTGTTGTGCGATGTGATGACAGCCAAGGGCCATCTAATGGCCATAACCCGTCACGGCATTAACAGGCAAGACACTGGTGCCCTTATGCGATGCTCCTTCGAGGAGACAGTGGACGTGCTGATGGATGCCGCCGCTCACGCCGAAACGGATCCCATGAGGGGCGTGTCTGAGAACATCATCATGGGACAGCTGCCCAAAATGGGTACTGGCTGCTTTGACCTTCTGCTCGATGCAGAGAAGTGTCGTTTCGGCATCGAGATTCCCAATACGTTGGGCAACAGTATGCTAGGTGGCGCTGCTATGTTCATTGGCGGAGGATCCACACCGAGCATGACACCACCGATGACGCCGTGGGTTAACTGCAACACGCCGCGATACTTCTCTCCACCCGGCCACG TAAGTGCCATGACTCCTGGCGGTCCCAGTTTCTCGCCTTCGGCTGCATCGGATGCGTCCGGAATGTCGCCTAGCTGGTCGCCGGCTCATCCGGGCTCATCGCCCAGTTCACCAGGACCTTCGATGTCGCCGTACTTCCCAGCCTCGCCGAGTGTTTCTCCCTCTTATTCGCCAACAAGTCCGAACTACACGGCATCTTCTCCCGGTGGAGCCTCGCCCAATTACTCGCCCTCGAGTCCGAACTATTCGCCGACATCGCCGCTTTATGCAAGTCCACGTTACGCCTCGACAACGCCAAATTTCAATCCCCAGTCGACGGGTTACTCGCCATCTTCATCGGGATACTCGCCAACATCCCCGGGGTACTCGCCCACGGCACAGTTTCAGTCGAGTCCGTCGTTTGCGGGCAGTGGTAGCAACATTTACTCGCCGGGCAATGCGTACTCGCCCAGCTCGTCCAACTACTCACCCAATTCACCATCCTACTCGCCGACATCACCATCGTACTCGCCGTCGAGTCCTTCGTACTCGCCAACGTCGCCTTGCTATTCGCCCACATCGCCTTCGTACTCGCCAACGAGTCCGAACTACACACCCGTTACACCCTCATATTCGCCGACAAGTCCGAACTACTCAGCGTCCCCGCAATATTCTCCAGCCTCGCCAGCTTACTCGCAAACGGGAGTGAAGTACTCGCCTACATCGCCGACGTACTCGCCGCCGTCACCTTCGTACGATGGGTCTCCAGGATCACCACAATATACGCCAGGATCTCCACAGTACTCGCCGGCCTCGCCTAAGTACTCGCCGACCTCACCGCTGTACTCGCCCAGTTCGCCACAGCACTCGCCCTCAAACCAGTACAGCCCAACAGGATCGACCTATTCGGCGACGAGTCCGCGTTACTCGCCGAACATGTCCATCTATTCGCCGAGCAGCACCAAGTACTCGCCCACCTCGCCAACGTACACACCGACGGCCCGCAACTACTCGCCCACGTCACCGATGTACTCGCCAACGGCACCATCGCACTACAGTCCCACGAGTCCGGCCTACTCGCCCAGCAGTCCCACGTTCGAGGAGAGCGAAGACTGA
- the LOC6619872 gene encoding uncharacterized protein LOC6619872: MSHSVTITRTTTSTTNTSYIVLNTGYLKSFPGILKLFELIIGASIVGILAFNYQDYHKYFYGQQDLFHYLMAVTFMIGTFCLLLACLTSLSTGGIIAKTIYELIYHSVAAILILVSSTILLLKLRDVKHDAYMAAGVLGLVNTVLYFISAFLAHRSYRGI; encoded by the exons ATGTCGCACTCAGTGACCATTAcccgcaccaccaccagcaccacgaaCACCTCCTACATTGTCCTGAACACGGGCTATCTGAAGTCCTTCCCCGGCATCCTCAAGCTTTTCGAGCTG ATCATTGGTGCTTCCATTGTGGGAATTCTGGCGTTCAACTACCAGGACTACCACAAGTACTTCTATGGCCAGCAGGATCTGTTCCATTATCTGATGGCCGTTACCTTTATGATAGGGACGTTCTGTTTACTCCTCGCCTGCCTCACGTCGCTCAGCACGGGAGGCATTATTGCCAAGACGATCTAT GAGCTGATTTACCACAGTGTGGCCGCCATCCTGATCCTGGTCTCGTCCACCATCCTGCTGCTCAAGTTGCGCGATGTGAAGCACGACGCCTATATGGCAGCCGGCGTTTTGGGCCTGGTCAATACGGTGCTGTACTTCATCAGCGCCTTCCTGGCCCATCGATCCTATCGCGGCATTTAA
- the LOC6619873 gene encoding peptidoglycan-recognition protein SA: MQTVRFGSPWIMAIGLVLLVALVSAGKSRQRSPANCPTIKLKRQWGGKPSSGLHYQVRPIRYVVIHHTVTGECSGLLKCAEILQNMQAYHQNELDYNDISYNFLIGNDGVVYEGTGWGLRGAHTYGYNAIGTGIAFIGNFVDKLPSDAALQAAKDLLACGVQQGELSEDYALIAGSQVISTQSPGLTLYNEIQEWPHWLSNP, from the exons ATGCAGACCGTTCGATTCGGATCTCCTTGGATTATGGCCATCGGACTGGTGCTACTGGTGGCACTCGTCTCCGCCGGAAAGTCGCGTCAGCGTTCGCCAGCCAATTGCCCCACCATCAAGCTGAAGCGTCAGTGGGGCGGCAAGCCTTCGTCGGGACTCCACTACCAAGTGCGTCCCATCCGCTACGTGGTCATCCACCACACGGTCACCGGCGAGTGCAGCGGACTGCTCAAGTGCGCCGAAATTCTCCAGAACATGCAGGCGTATCATCAGAACGAGCTGGATTACAACGATATTAGTTACAA CTTTCTGATCGGCAACGATGGTGTCGTATACGAGGGCACTGGTTGGGGATTGCGCGGTGCCCACACCTATGGATACAATGCCATTGGCACGGGCATAGCCTTTATCGGCAACTTTGTGG ATAAACTCCCATCGGATGCGGCTCTCCAGGCGGCCAAAGATCTGCTGGCCTGCGGAGTGCAGCAGGGGGAGCTGAGCGAGGATTACGCCCTGATCGCTGGCTCCCAGGTGATCAGCACCCAGAGTCCCGGACTGACGCTATACAACGAGATCCAGGAGTGGCCGCACTGGCTCTCAAATCCCTAA
- the LOC6619876 gene encoding transmembrane protein 242, with protein MSEAGTNADAVAAEKERKFRIQAAAFLGLVGGVSALFGFSRTLATAKKTDSKVLQQAGTRQGMILMDEGATLALRALGWGTLYAVMGTGAFCYGFWKLSGAKDFQEFRLKMGHALPRITKDEPPASRTDFESLTDLMKYLAAWNKE; from the exons ATGAGTGAGGCCGGCACCAACGCGGATGCAGTGGCGGCCGAGAAGGAGCGCAAGTTCCGCATCCAGG CCGCCGCCTTTCTGGGTTTGGTGGGCGGAGTGTCCGCTCTGTTCGGCTTCTCGCGCACGCTGGCCACCGCTAAGAAGACGGATAGCAAGGTCCTACAGCAGGCTGGAACGCGGCAAGGCATGATCCTGATGGACGAGGGCGCCACCCTGGCCCTGCGGGCACTGGGCTGGGGCACACTGTACGCCGTGATGGGCACCGGTGCCTTCTGCTACGGCTTCTGGAAGCTATCCGGAGCCAAGGAT TTCCAGGAGTTCCGCCTTAAGATGGGCCATGCACTGCCAAGGATTACCAAGGACGAACCACCAGCCAGCCGCACCGATTTCGAGAGTCTCACGGACCTCATGAAATACCTGGCAGCCTGGAACAAGGAATAA
- the LOC6619877 gene encoding uncharacterized protein LOC6619877, whose protein sequence is MEPAESPEKIMKSVRRSDVLEDVGNMSAVDLSSGDLSDIDLKDVPAQLEATLKPRRYEASTVFNIDLDDIWDPSCQQDEVQQYKERAQKEQQKFFDFVMHVALDTDNRKVSFQPNKEQQRHLDQGPNLQNFVRSSLAFTNAAIRFQAEHEDMMELQCNLDDHYLFMRNTMINNAIHQNMASQR, encoded by the exons ATGGAGCCAGCCGAAAGTccagaaaaaataatgaaatccgTACGCCGCAGTGACGTACTGGAAGATGTGGGCAACATGAGTGCCGTCGATCTATCGAGCGGTGATCTCTCCGACATCGATCTTAAGGACGTGCCCGCCCAACTGGAGGCCACTTTAAAGCCGCGTCGCTACGAAGCAAGCACTGTGTTTAACATTGACCTGGACGATA TCTGGGATCCCAGCTGTCAGCAGGACGAGGTGCAGCAGTACAAGGAGCGCGCCCAGAAGGAGCAGCAAAAGTTCTTCGACTTTGTGATGCATGTGGCACTGGACACGGACAATCGCAAGGTTAGCTTCCAGCCAAACAAGGAGCAGCAGCGTCACCTAGATCAGGGACCCAATTTGCAAAACTTCGTGCGAAGCTCGTTGGCGTTCACAAACGCGGCCATCCGATTTCAGGCGGAGCACGAGGACATGATGGAGCTGCAGTGCAATCTGGACGATCACTACCTATTCATGCGGAACACCATGATCAACAACGCTATACACCAGAATATGGCCAGCCAACGGTGA
- the LOC6619878 gene encoding uncharacterized protein LOC6619878: protein MIYAIVVHILSLLVGCFYPAFASYKILSNQKCSDNDLRGWLIYWTAYGAFVAFDYFTAGLLAFIPLLSEFKLLLLFWMLPSVGGGSVVIYEEFLRSFSSNESFDQVLGRITLEWRELACQQVCSVLSHLMILADRYLLPRGHRPALQITPSIEDLVNDAIAKRQLEEKRKQMGNLSDTINEVLGENIDLNMDLLHGSESDLLVINEPISKPKERPPTPPKPMRKPSSTNQQEINLS, encoded by the coding sequence ATGATTTATGCAATCGTGGTACACATACTGTCCCTGCTGGTGGGCTGTTTCTATCCAGCATTCGCGTCCTACAAGATCCTGAGCAATCAGAAATGTAGTGACAATGATCTTCGCGGGTGGTTGATCTACTGGACTGCCTATGGAGCTTTTGTGGCTTTTGATTACTTCACTGCGGGTCTGTTGGCATTCATTCCATTACTAAGCGAATTCAAGCTGCTTCTCCTGTTTTGGATGTTGCCCTCTGTGGGCGGCGGCAGTGTGGTGATTTACGAGGAGTTCCTGCGATCCTTTAGCAGTAACGAATCCTTCGACCAGGTCCTGGGACGTATCACCTTAGAATGGAGAGAATTGGCGTGTCAACAAGTTTGCTCTGTTCTTAGCCATTTGATGATCTTGGCAGATCGCTATCTCCTGCCCCGCGGACATCGTCCTGCCCTCCAAATAACGCCCAGCATCGAGGATCTGGTCAACGATGCCATTGCCAAGAGGCAGTTGGAAGAGAAGCGGAAACAGATGGGTAACCTATCCGATACCATCAACGAGGTTTtgggagaaaatatcgacttAAATATGGATCTGCTGCACGGATCCGAATCTGATTTACTGGTCATTAATGAGCCTATTTCCAAGCCCAAGGAGAGACCTCCAACACCGCCGAAGCCAATGCGTAAGCCGTCATCGACCAACCAGCAAGAAATTAATCTTTCGTAG
- the LOC116802337 gene encoding uncharacterized protein LOC116802337, protein MATTTTTNTTPHPPPTTAHWQKAKRSGYESPSCRITRKRSGDLRSYGYGKGSPLGSRWSWNGIGNGNGNLNMNWNWKWSWNWCCSGRWKWKWRGDHPPDWHEDDDALILI, encoded by the coding sequence ATGGCTACCACCACGACCACTAACACGACACCACATCCTCCCCCGACCACCGCCCACTGGCAGAAGGCGAAGAGGAGTGGCTACGAGTCACCTAGCTGCAGGATCACTAGGAAGCGAAGTGGCGATTTGAGGAGCTATGGCTACGGCAAAGGATCACCGTTGGGAAGCCGGTGGAGTTGGAACGGAATAGGAAACGGGAACGGGAACTTGAACATGAACTGGAATTGGAAGTGGAGCTGGAATTGGTGCTGCAGCGGGAgatggaagtggaagtggagaGGGGATCATCCGCCAGACTGGCACGAAGACGATGATGcattgattttgatttga
- the LOC6619879 gene encoding transcription factor grauzone has translation MICRLCLEDAEHGVPIFGQEPPMGQPAHRHLAELIERHLLLVLAENDVVSTCLCNRCWRQLAEIEHFCSMVADKQRSLHRSLQLKTELPELPELTEPEPALVVWNTESPIEPKLSYEGDDIKDHILCEPVIDALSAGDEKDSDYGDTFEPDFEPESQQDEEEEPEPDPVKPRPRGRPRKTALQQTHQIIKRKYEKRKQQNKAKITELSLRESRARQRELKRSSAGPEDDQDGDEDEEEEEDVGGELTLDADEQPKPRGKRGRPKTKKLVTADDNDDTSEVPVKRSSIKEMDDYIAANVKLDCAICAAPLEDFNDLKRHFRVEHDCTGYVKCCNNRYKKRTLYVDHLHCHKDPQYFSCQSCRKNFLNRNSQVMHMLRFHSQQQELVHQCAICEARFAKKFLLTMHLKGHKGTERPEVCDTCSKTFRTKFELSAHVKRMHAADFTPIICDICGTHFRSKANFLIHKKALHPDGPVAEVQCTLCGRWLRDERSLRKHLARHDDRDGDTKYRCLLCNAEKSSRAALSSHMRYHHSAKRHKCSLCDKEFKLPRALAEHMATHTGIDLYQCQFCTRTFKSHANMHNHKKKMHPNDWVRKYSQPSSSITSTAAPLAHPNHPNQPAPPAAAPANLAGHMLPPLGGIAKSLIEIPDTEGFDFVSNSSVCPTPD, from the exons ATGATATGCCGACTCTGCCTGGAGGATGCTGAGCACGGGGTGCCCATTTTCGGCCAGGAACCGCCAATGGGGCAACCGGCACATCGCCACCTGGCCGAGCTGATCGAGCGAcatctgctgttggtg TTGGCGGAAAACGATGTGGTGTCCACGTGCCTGTGCAACCGCTGCTGGCGGCAGCTGGCCGAGATCGAACACTTCTGTTCCATGGTGGCGGATAAGCAGCGGTCGCTGCACCGCTCCCTGCAGCTGAAAACTGAATTACCGGAGCTGCCCGAACTGACGGAGCCGGAGCCCGCCCTGGTCGTGTGGAACACAGAGTCTCCGATCGAGCCAAAGCTCAGCTATGAGGGCGATGACATCAAGGATCACATACTGTGCGAGCCCGTCATCGACGCCTTGTCCGCGGGCGATGAAAAAGACAGCGACTATGGCGATACCTTTGAACCGGACTTCGAGCCGGAATCGCAGCAggatgaagaagaagaaccGGAGCCGGATCCGGTGAAACCACGCCCCAGGGGCAGGCCGCGCAAAACAGCGCTGCAGCAAACGCATCAAATAATCAAAAGGAAGTACGAGAAGCGCAAACAGCAGAACAAGGCAAAGATCACAGAGTTATCATTGCGGGAATCAAGAGCCCGGCAAAGGGAACTCAAACGCAGCAGTGCTGGACCAGAGGACGATCAGGATggcgacgaggacgaggaggaggaagaagaTGTCGGGGGCGAGCTAACGTTAGATGCCGACGAACAGCCCAAGCCGCGCGGCAAACGTGGCCGACCCAAGACCAAGAAACTGGTAACCGCCGACGATAATGATGATACCTCGGAGGTGCCCGTCAAGCGCAGCAGCATCAAGGAAATGGACGACTATATAGCCGCCAATGTTAAGCTGGACTGCGCCATTTGCGCCGCCCCGCTGGAGGACTTCAACGATCTCAAGCGCCACTTTCGCGTGGAGCACGACTGCACTGGCTATGTGAAGTGCTGCAACAATCGGTACAAGAAGCGGACGCTGTACGTCGACCATTTGCACTGCCACAAGGATCCACAGTACTTTAGCTGCCAGAGCTGCCGGAAGAACTTCCTTAACCGCAACAGCCAGGTGATGCACATGCTGCGCTTCCActcgcagcagcaggagctggTCCACCAGTGCGCCATCTGCGAGGCGCGCTTTGCCAAGAAATttctgctgaccatgcacCTTAAAGGACACAAGGGCACCGAGCGTCCCGAGGTGTGCGACACCTGCAGCAAGAC ATTCCGCACCAAGTTTGAGCTAAGTGCCCATGTAAAGCGCATGCATGCGGCTGACTTTACGCCCATCATATGCGACATATGCGGTACACACTTCAGGAGCAAGGCCAACTTTCTCATCCACAAGAAGGCGCTGCATCCGGACGGGCCGGTGGCGGAGGTGCAGTGTACCCTGTGCGGCCGCTGGCTGCGGGACGAACGGAGCCTGCGCAAGCATCTGGCACGCCACGATGACCGCGACGGCGACACCAAGTACCGATGCCTGCTCTGCAATGCAGAGAAGTCATCCCGTGCCGCACTCAGCAGCCACATGCGGTACCATCACTCCGCCAAGCGGCACAAGTGCAGTCTCTGCGACAAGGAGTTCAAGCTGCCGCGGGCATTGGCC GAGCACATGGCCACTCACACGGGCATCGATCTGTACCAATGCCAGTTCTGTACGCGAACCTTCAAGTCTCACGCCAACATGCACAACCACAAGAAGAAGATGCATCCCAACGACTGGGTGAGAAAGTACTCGCAGCCCAGCAGTAGCATTACCTCCACagcggctccacttgctcacCCCAATCATCCTAACCAGCCTGCTCCTCCAGCGGCAGCTCCGGCTAACCTAGCCGGGCACATGCTGCCGCCACTCGGTGGCATTGCCAAGTCGCTGATTGAGATACCCGATACCGAGGGCTTCGATTTCGTCAGCAACAGCTCCGTGTGCCCCACGCCCGACTGa